In Rhodococcus sp. OK302, one genomic interval encodes:
- the rpmH gene encoding 50S ribosomal protein L34, which produces MAKGKRTFQPNNRRRARVHGFRLRMRTRAGRAIVSARRRKGRESITA; this is translated from the coding sequence GTGGCCAAGGGCAAGCGGACGTTCCAGCCGAATAATCGCCGCCGCGCGCGTGTTCACGGCTTCCGTCTTCGTATGCGTACCCGTGCGGGTCGTGCAATCGTTTCGGCGCGTCGCCGTAAGGGCCGCGAATCCATTACAGCCTGA
- the rnpA gene encoding ribonuclease P protein component, with translation MLPEPYRLRRHSDFSVAVRRGRRMGRRDLVVHAFDREQVEALVVTNHGPRFGLIVSKAVGPAVIRHRVARRLRHICADLAQQVSPATDVVIRALPGSATASSAELATQLRAGLKKMNLLVSVSEEP, from the coding sequence GTGTTGCCTGAGCCGTACCGGTTGCGTCGCCACTCGGATTTTTCCGTGGCGGTGCGACGCGGTCGTCGTATGGGAAGACGCGACCTTGTCGTGCACGCGTTCGATCGCGAGCAAGTAGAGGCGCTGGTAGTTACAAATCACGGTCCCCGTTTCGGGCTGATCGTGAGCAAGGCTGTCGGGCCGGCGGTGATTCGACATCGAGTCGCGCGCCGGCTTCGTCATATCTGTGCAGACCTTGCACAGCAGGTTTCGCCCGCGACGGACGTGGTTATCCGTGCTCTTCCGGGTAGTGCCACCGCCAGTTCCGCGGAACTGGCCACGCAACTGCGCGCAGGTCTGAAAAAGATGAACCTATTGGTGTCGGTAAGTGAAGAGCCATGA
- the dnaN gene encoding DNA polymerase III subunit beta produces MELGSLKFRVSREEFADSVAWVARSLPSRPPVPVLGGVLLDATEQGLTVSGFDYEVSAQVRVSADVTTVGQVLVSGRLLADITKSLPNKPVDVSLEGTRVLISCGSAKFSLPTMPVEDYPQLPTLPQQSGSIPVDLFSEAISQVAIAAGKDDTLPMLTGIRVEIKQNSIVLAATDRFRLAVRELEWTPANPDVEAAVLIPAKTLSESAKTLAGNANSPVELALGSGSSIGNDGLLGIVNDGRRTTTRLLDAEFPKFRQLLPATHTAMATVEVAPLIEAIKRVALVAERGAQVRMQFSTEGLLLSAGGDDAGRAEETLNATFQGEPLTIAFNPGYLNDGLTSLHSENVLFGFTTPSRPAVLRPATEEDPTPDESGNFAAPSSEYTYLLMPVRLPG; encoded by the coding sequence ATGGAGCTTGGAAGCCTGAAGTTTCGCGTTTCCCGGGAAGAATTCGCTGACTCAGTCGCGTGGGTTGCCCGCAGCCTGCCCTCGAGGCCGCCTGTTCCCGTCCTCGGCGGAGTTCTTCTCGATGCAACCGAACAGGGACTCACCGTCTCCGGATTCGACTACGAGGTGTCCGCTCAGGTCCGCGTCTCCGCAGATGTGACCACCGTGGGTCAAGTACTCGTCTCGGGTCGACTCTTGGCTGATATCACCAAGTCGCTGCCCAACAAGCCCGTCGATGTTTCCCTCGAGGGCACTCGAGTTCTCATCTCGTGCGGAAGCGCAAAGTTCTCCCTGCCCACAATGCCGGTCGAGGACTACCCCCAGCTTCCGACACTTCCGCAGCAATCCGGTTCCATCCCGGTTGACTTGTTCTCCGAAGCAATCAGCCAGGTCGCCATTGCTGCTGGTAAAGACGACACCCTGCCGATGCTGACGGGTATTCGCGTCGAGATCAAGCAGAATTCCATCGTCCTTGCCGCAACAGACCGTTTCCGTCTCGCTGTCCGTGAGCTCGAGTGGACTCCGGCCAATCCGGATGTCGAAGCCGCAGTTCTCATCCCGGCCAAGACTTTGTCCGAATCCGCGAAAACTCTTGCCGGCAATGCAAATTCGCCGGTCGAGCTCGCACTCGGTTCCGGCTCGAGCATCGGCAACGACGGCCTCCTCGGCATTGTGAACGACGGTCGTCGTACAACGACGCGTCTCCTCGATGCAGAGTTCCCCAAGTTTCGTCAGTTGCTGCCCGCGACTCACACAGCCATGGCAACCGTCGAGGTCGCTCCGCTGATCGAGGCCATCAAGCGCGTGGCTCTCGTGGCTGAGCGTGGCGCTCAGGTGCGTATGCAGTTCTCCACTGAAGGTCTCCTGCTCTCCGCTGGTGGCGACGACGCCGGCCGCGCCGAGGAAACCCTCAATGCGACGTTCCAGGGTGAACCGCTGACCATCGCGTTCAACCCCGGATACCTGAACGACGGATTGACCTCGCTGCACAGCGAAAACGTCCTGTTCGGCTTCACGACTCCCAGCCGTCCGGCTGTTCTGCGTCCGGCTACCGAAGAAGATCCGACTCCGGACGAGTCCGGTAACTTCGCTGCGCCCTCGAGCGAGTACACCTACCTGCTGATGCCGGTTCGTCTTCCCGGCTGA
- the dnaA gene encoding chromosomal replication initiator protein DnaA has protein sequence MNDDPNALARAWVDVVAELTSDDPGNDLPILSSKQKAFVRLVKPLTLAQGFALLSVPSSFAQETIERDLREPILQALGRHLGGQVEGLGVRIAPPDSDPSAEPEERTGSRQFESVNSSGAYRRRRFTEGDGEPSDSETAESEEVDDDREALASVHESWPSYFTKPPSTPSSSNSGANSLNAKYTFDTFVIGSSNRFAHAAAVAIAEAPARAYNPLFIWGASGLGKTHLLHAAGHYAQRLFPGMRVKYVSTEEFTNDFINSLRDDRKVAFKRRYRETDVLLVDDIQFIEGKEGIQEEFFHTFNTLHNANKQIVVSSDRPPKQLATLEERLRTRFEWGLITDVQPPELETRIAILSKKARMDRLEVPHDVLELIASRIERNIRELEGALIRVTAFASLNRQPLDLTLAEVVLRDLMPDSSSLEINAATIMAVTAEYFNMSIDDLCGPGKARPLAQARQISMYLCRELTDLSLPKIGQTFGRDHTTVMYADKKIRKEMTERRKVYDQVQELTARIKQRSKR, from the coding sequence GTGAACGACGATCCCAACGCGCTCGCACGTGCCTGGGTCGACGTGGTTGCAGAACTCACGAGTGATGACCCCGGGAACGATCTTCCGATACTGAGCAGTAAGCAGAAGGCGTTCGTTCGTCTGGTGAAGCCGCTCACACTCGCGCAAGGATTTGCACTCCTCTCGGTTCCGTCGTCCTTCGCTCAAGAGACAATCGAACGCGATCTACGCGAACCGATTCTGCAAGCACTCGGACGACACCTCGGCGGGCAGGTAGAAGGACTCGGCGTCCGTATCGCTCCGCCTGACTCCGATCCGTCGGCCGAACCCGAAGAACGCACGGGAAGCAGACAGTTCGAATCGGTCAACAGTTCCGGTGCATACCGTCGGCGCCGATTCACCGAAGGTGACGGCGAACCCTCGGACTCCGAAACAGCCGAGAGCGAAGAAGTCGACGACGATCGGGAAGCACTCGCGAGCGTTCACGAATCGTGGCCGTCGTACTTCACGAAACCGCCGTCGACACCCTCGTCGTCCAACTCCGGCGCAAACAGCCTGAACGCGAAGTACACCTTCGACACCTTTGTCATCGGGTCTTCCAACCGTTTTGCGCACGCTGCTGCCGTCGCGATCGCCGAAGCCCCCGCCCGGGCGTACAACCCTCTCTTCATCTGGGGAGCGTCCGGACTGGGCAAGACGCATCTGCTGCACGCCGCCGGCCACTATGCACAACGACTCTTCCCGGGTATGCGCGTGAAATACGTCTCCACCGAAGAGTTCACGAACGACTTCATCAACAGTCTTCGTGACGACCGCAAGGTTGCGTTCAAGCGTCGCTACCGCGAAACAGATGTGCTGCTGGTCGATGACATCCAGTTCATCGAGGGCAAGGAAGGTATCCAGGAAGAGTTCTTCCACACCTTCAACACCCTGCACAACGCGAACAAGCAGATCGTCGTCTCCTCCGACCGGCCGCCCAAGCAGTTGGCAACCCTCGAGGAGCGACTGCGGACCCGATTCGAATGGGGCCTGATCACCGACGTTCAGCCGCCGGAACTCGAGACGCGTATCGCGATCTTGAGTAAGAAGGCGAGGATGGATCGCCTCGAGGTGCCGCACGACGTCCTCGAGCTGATCGCCAGCCGGATCGAGCGCAACATCCGCGAACTCGAGGGCGCGTTGATTCGTGTCACCGCATTTGCGTCGCTCAATCGTCAGCCGTTGGATCTGACGTTGGCCGAGGTTGTCCTTCGCGATCTGATGCCGGATTCGTCGAGCCTCGAGATCAATGCAGCGACGATCATGGCCGTCACGGCCGAATACTTCAATATGTCGATCGACGACCTGTGTGGGCCCGGTAAGGCCCGTCCGCTGGCACAGGCACGCCAGATCTCCATGTATTTGTGCCGTGAGCTGACGGATTTGTCATTGCCGAAGATCGGTCAGACATTCGGACGTGACCACACCACCGTCATGTATGCCGACAAGAAGATCCGTAAGGAAATGACCGAGCGTCGCAAGGTTTACGACCAGGTTCAGGAGCTGACGGCTCGGATCAAGCAGCGCTCTAAGCGCTGA
- a CDS encoding alpha/beta fold hydrolase: MTKHSPLHAVTARRVTNGAVSLAVFEQGPADGETIVLVHGWPDTHELWSRVAPLLADDFRVVSYDSRGAGESTVPSRVQDYQLSALAADLFAVIDAVSPGKPVHVLAHDWGSVEAWEAVCEPGAEEKIASFSSISGPNLDHLGKWIRSSASKRRFLGPAAQGVASAYTVLFQIPGLCTVPLRLWFSKHWPAFLGFFDGLDPKLVNTAPTIADDMVNGLKLYRANIRASLGKPRDRFTDVPVQLILNKYDKAVRPVGYEDTEKWVSDLRRSEIPAGHWSPISHAGDVAEHARAFITTLGERRSVKQSS, from the coding sequence ATGACCAAGCACTCTCCTCTTCATGCCGTGACCGCTCGCCGCGTCACCAACGGTGCCGTCAGCCTGGCCGTGTTCGAGCAGGGACCAGCAGACGGCGAAACCATCGTCCTGGTCCACGGTTGGCCCGATACCCACGAACTGTGGAGTCGCGTCGCACCGTTGTTGGCCGACGATTTCCGCGTGGTGAGTTACGACAGTCGCGGCGCCGGCGAGAGCACCGTTCCGTCGCGAGTGCAGGATTATCAGCTCAGCGCACTGGCCGCTGATCTGTTTGCCGTCATCGACGCAGTCAGCCCCGGCAAACCGGTTCACGTCCTCGCTCACGACTGGGGATCCGTCGAAGCCTGGGAAGCGGTGTGCGAACCCGGCGCGGAAGAGAAGATCGCGTCGTTCAGTTCCATCTCGGGCCCCAATCTCGACCATCTCGGAAAATGGATCCGGTCCAGTGCGTCCAAGCGACGTTTTCTCGGTCCGGCAGCGCAGGGAGTGGCGTCGGCGTACACCGTTCTTTTTCAGATTCCGGGCCTCTGCACGGTGCCGCTGAGGTTGTGGTTTTCGAAGCATTGGCCGGCGTTCCTCGGATTTTTCGACGGTCTCGACCCGAAATTGGTGAACACGGCACCGACGATCGCAGATGACATGGTCAACGGACTCAAGCTCTACCGGGCGAATATCAGGGCGTCTCTCGGCAAGCCTCGGGACAGGTTTACGGACGTGCCCGTTCAGTTGATACTGAACAAGTACGACAAGGCGGTCCGGCCGGTGGGTTACGAGGATACCGAAAAATGGGTCTCTGACCTGCGGCGAAGCGAGATTCCTGCTGGTCATTGGTCGCCAATTTCGCACGCCGGTGACGTTGCCGAACATGCGCGGGCATTTATTACGACCCTGGGCGAGCGTCGCTCAGTCAAGCAATCTTCCTAG
- a CDS encoding PDR/VanB family oxidoreductase has product MPSISRIKDVLTGHGGLPRYQAPPDLAGRGRPDRAMQLTELLADKYLRVLTAYDYNPKIAGHNPDTALKMVVASREVIATDENVVRLRFESTDDVALPPWHPGSHLDFHLPSGLRRQYSLCGDPGDVTGYSVAVRRIPDGGGGSIEMHALQPGDHVTVRGPRNGFPFVAGGSALFVAGGIGITPIIAMVRAARELGMDWYFVYSGRSRESMPFLGEIAGWDPERVFVRPDDEYGLPTAADLLGHAPVGGAVYCCGPTPMLDAVRTGFRETPSTALHFERFGAPPVTDGVPFEVQLVNSGRVLAVPADQSALDVIKKTLPGVGYSCQQGFCGTCRVKVLAGTPDHRENRLTDTERENEMLICVSRSDGGRLVLDL; this is encoded by the coding sequence ATTCCCTCCATCTCCAGGATCAAGGACGTTCTGACCGGGCACGGCGGGTTGCCGCGGTACCAGGCTCCGCCGGATCTTGCCGGCCGCGGACGACCCGACCGAGCCATGCAACTTACAGAGTTGTTGGCGGACAAGTACCTTCGTGTCTTGACGGCCTACGACTACAACCCGAAGATTGCCGGCCACAACCCTGATACCGCCCTGAAAATGGTGGTTGCCTCGAGGGAAGTGATCGCGACGGATGAAAATGTGGTTCGGCTGCGCTTTGAATCAACCGATGACGTAGCACTTCCGCCGTGGCATCCCGGTTCGCACCTGGACTTCCACTTGCCTTCCGGTCTACGCCGACAGTATTCGTTGTGCGGTGACCCTGGCGACGTCACGGGATACAGCGTCGCGGTGCGCCGGATTCCTGACGGCGGCGGCGGATCGATCGAAATGCATGCCCTGCAACCCGGTGATCACGTCACGGTTCGAGGACCGCGCAACGGTTTTCCCTTTGTCGCCGGTGGAAGCGCACTATTTGTAGCCGGCGGCATCGGTATCACGCCGATTATTGCAATGGTCAGGGCTGCAAGAGAATTGGGAATGGACTGGTACTTCGTGTATTCGGGCCGCTCCCGCGAATCCATGCCGTTCCTCGGCGAGATTGCCGGCTGGGACCCGGAGCGAGTGTTTGTGCGACCCGATGACGAATACGGGTTACCTACCGCTGCAGATCTTTTGGGGCACGCTCCGGTAGGTGGGGCAGTGTACTGCTGTGGTCCGACACCGATGCTCGACGCCGTACGCACCGGGTTTCGTGAAACACCTTCCACAGCTTTGCATTTCGAAAGGTTTGGTGCGCCGCCGGTAACAGACGGCGTCCCGTTCGAAGTGCAACTGGTCAACTCGGGCCGCGTATTGGCCGTTCCGGCCGATCAATCTGCATTGGACGTCATCAAGAAAACCTTGCCGGGAGTCGGTTACTCCTGTCAGCAGGGGTTCTGCGGTACCTGCCGCGTCAAGGTACTCGCCGGCACTCCGGATCACCGCGAAAATCGTTTGACCGACACCGAGCGGGAAAACGAGATGCTCATCTGCGTCTCGCGTTCCGACGGTGGACGACTTGTGCTCGATCTCTAG
- a CDS encoding metal-dependent hydrolase, which translates to MSSKIYAEPDHILLQARNVEFDWSDLPMHWIPGDPFSTHVLNVLHLLLPAGEAWFVETFKEALPLIEDEKLREDVVGFIGQEAMHAGAHTGVLVHLKENGLDPTPYTQQMEWTFSKLLGPRPMTGLRAENHLVERLAIIAAIEHITAFLGDWVLNAKGLDRAGMHPTMLDLLRWHGAEEVEHRSVAYDVMRYFDKRESRRIRTQILVTPVIVWLWIRGTRFLMRNDPELAAQAPSRRRPHLSDFVAAGKRGTVPTSYELVKRMSTYFSKSYHPSNEGSTAQAVKYLASSPAAQAAAK; encoded by the coding sequence ATGTCGAGCAAGATTTACGCTGAGCCCGACCACATTCTGTTGCAGGCTCGCAACGTCGAATTCGACTGGTCAGACCTTCCCATGCACTGGATTCCCGGTGATCCGTTCAGTACTCACGTACTCAACGTGCTGCACCTGTTGCTGCCGGCGGGAGAAGCGTGGTTCGTCGAAACGTTCAAAGAAGCACTCCCGCTCATCGAGGACGAGAAGCTTCGCGAAGACGTCGTCGGATTCATCGGACAGGAAGCCATGCACGCGGGCGCGCACACCGGCGTTCTTGTCCATCTGAAGGAAAACGGGCTGGATCCGACGCCGTATACCCAGCAGATGGAATGGACGTTCTCGAAGCTGCTCGGGCCTCGCCCGATGACGGGTTTGCGGGCCGAGAATCACCTGGTCGAACGGTTGGCGATCATCGCAGCCATCGAACACATCACGGCATTTCTCGGTGACTGGGTTCTCAACGCCAAGGGTCTCGATCGTGCGGGAATGCACCCGACCATGCTCGATCTGCTCCGCTGGCACGGTGCCGAAGAAGTGGAACACCGCTCGGTGGCGTACGACGTCATGCGCTACTTCGACAAGCGTGAAAGCCGCAGAATTCGTACTCAGATCCTGGTGACGCCCGTAATTGTCTGGCTGTGGATCCGCGGAACCAGATTCCTGATGCGAAACGATCCCGAACTCGCTGCGCAGGCGCCGAGCCGGCGTCGCCCGCATCTCTCCGATTTTGTCGCCGCCGGCAAGCGGGGCACCGTGCCGACAAGCTACGAGTTGGTGAAGCGGATGTCGACGTACTTCTCGAAGTCGTACCATCCCAGCAACGAGGGCTCGACGGCCCAGGCGGTGAAGTATTTGGCGTCCTCGCCGGCAGCTCAGGCGGCAGCAAAGTGA
- the yidD gene encoding membrane protein insertion efficiency factor YidD, which produces MSTPLSEQIESPSASRFLTVLKVVRRAPATVLIFCIELYRTYVSPLRMPTCRFTPTCSEYAVEALRTHGAIKGLFLTVVRLAKCAPWHSGGWDPVPARRDRDAGCRHPGPMDEQRST; this is translated from the coding sequence ATGAGTACTCCGCTCTCTGAGCAGATCGAATCTCCCTCGGCCTCCCGTTTCTTGACGGTGTTGAAGGTCGTGCGTCGTGCTCCCGCCACTGTTCTGATCTTCTGTATCGAGCTGTACCGGACATATGTGTCGCCCTTGCGGATGCCGACCTGCCGGTTTACCCCCACGTGTAGTGAGTACGCAGTCGAAGCGCTGCGCACGCATGGGGCGATCAAAGGCCTTTTCTTGACTGTGGTGCGGTTGGCGAAGTGTGCCCCCTGGCATTCTGGAGGGTGGGACCCCGTCCCTGCCCGTCGTGACCGTGATGCGGGTTGCCGCCACCCTGGTCCTATGGACGAACAGAGGAGTACTTAG
- the recF gene encoding DNA replication/repair protein RecF (All proteins in this family for which functions are known are DNA-binding proteins that assist the filamentation of RecA onto DNA for the initiation of recombination or recombinational repair.), with protein sequence MFVRRFSLRDFRSWDSLTLDLLPGTTVFLGSNGHGKTNILESLGYLSTLSSHRVSADAPMIRSGTASAFAGATVVNAGRELTIDVELIEGKSNRARINQSPTRRPREVLGILQSVMFAPEDLSLVRGDPSDRRRYLDELLTSRIPRMAAVRADYDKVLRQRSALLKTAGAALRRGSGENVLSTLEVWDGHLAAHGAQLLAGRLELVHDLAPHLAESYRSIAPESRPASIRYRSSLGTSLNPEFTDPTRVPGIDDVAYLEERFHHELSVMRTKEIDRGVCLVGPHRDDLELVLGDTPAKGFASHGESWSYALSLRLAGFSLLRTDGSDPVLLLDDVFAELDRRRRQALAAVAATAEQVLITAAVPEDVPEELEAAKFGVEASETPEGRISRIVSKDLPEEVESDE encoded by the coding sequence GTGTTCGTTCGTAGATTCTCGTTGCGGGACTTCCGTTCCTGGGATTCCCTGACACTCGACCTTCTGCCGGGTACAACCGTGTTCCTCGGTTCCAACGGGCACGGTAAAACCAATATCCTCGAGTCACTCGGTTACTTGTCGACGCTGTCGTCTCATCGCGTTTCGGCCGATGCTCCGATGATTCGCAGCGGTACTGCTAGCGCATTTGCCGGTGCCACAGTGGTCAATGCGGGGCGCGAGCTTACGATCGACGTCGAGTTGATCGAAGGAAAGTCCAACCGCGCCAGGATAAATCAGTCGCCGACGCGGCGTCCCCGTGAAGTTCTGGGAATTCTGCAGTCAGTGATGTTCGCTCCCGAAGACTTGTCTTTAGTGCGTGGTGATCCCAGTGACCGTCGACGCTATCTCGACGAACTGTTGACGTCGCGGATTCCCCGAATGGCTGCTGTCCGTGCCGATTACGACAAAGTATTGCGTCAACGCTCGGCGCTCCTGAAGACAGCCGGCGCGGCTCTTCGACGTGGGTCCGGCGAGAATGTGCTCTCCACCCTCGAGGTGTGGGACGGGCATCTTGCTGCTCACGGGGCACAACTGTTGGCCGGACGCCTCGAGTTGGTTCACGATCTTGCACCCCATCTCGCAGAGTCATATCGATCGATAGCGCCGGAATCTCGGCCTGCTTCGATCCGTTATCGAAGCAGCCTCGGAACCTCGTTGAATCCCGAATTCACTGATCCGACAAGGGTTCCCGGAATCGACGACGTCGCGTACCTCGAGGAGCGTTTTCACCACGAACTGTCGGTGATGCGAACCAAGGAAATCGACCGGGGTGTGTGTCTCGTCGGTCCACATCGTGATGACCTCGAGTTGGTTCTCGGCGATACTCCCGCGAAAGGCTTTGCCAGCCATGGGGAATCGTGGTCGTATGCACTCTCGCTGCGACTGGCCGGGTTCTCGCTGCTGCGGACCGACGGTAGCGATCCCGTGCTTCTTCTCGACGATGTTTTTGCCGAACTGGATCGGCGTCGTCGACAGGCCTTGGCAGCGGTTGCCGCCACCGCTGAACAGGTCCTTATCACCGCCGCAGTTCCCGAGGACGTTCCCGAGGAACTCGAGGCAGCCAAGTTCGGCGTCGAAGCGTCGGAAACCCCCGAAGGTCGGATTTCGCGGATAGTCTCGAAGGATCTACCCGAGGAGGTCGAATCCGATGAGTGA
- a CDS encoding DUF721 family protein, with translation MSDEKEPELRGIDLARRALEEARAAAKANGKSVGQGRSSPKFGSGRPRRRGGWSGPGPDARDPQPFGSLTSAISKSRGWSPKVSEGTVLGRWPQVVGEDISAHAEPISLRDGVLSISAESTAWATQLRMMQSQILAKIAAAVGDGVVKTLRITGPSAPSWRKGERHVKGRGPRDTYG, from the coding sequence ATGAGTGACGAGAAGGAACCGGAACTACGGGGAATCGACCTGGCCCGCCGCGCCCTCGAGGAGGCCCGCGCTGCTGCCAAAGCCAACGGCAAATCCGTCGGGCAGGGACGCTCGTCGCCAAAGTTCGGCAGCGGCCGACCACGTCGTCGAGGCGGTTGGTCCGGTCCCGGTCCCGATGCCCGCGATCCACAACCGTTCGGCTCCTTGACCAGCGCGATATCGAAATCGCGTGGATGGTCACCCAAGGTGTCCGAGGGCACCGTGCTGGGCCGCTGGCCACAGGTGGTCGGTGAAGATATTTCTGCGCACGCCGAACCGATTTCTCTGCGTGACGGCGTTTTGAGTATCTCGGCAGAGTCCACGGCGTGGGCTACTCAGCTGCGGATGATGCAGTCCCAGATCCTTGCGAAAATCGCTGCTGCGGTGGGTGACGGCGTCGTGAAGACACTTCGAATCACCGGACCGAGTGCGCCGAGCTGGCGGAAGGGTGAACGGCACGTCAAAGGCCGTGGACCTCGCGATACTTACGGCTGA
- the gyrB gene encoding DNA topoisomerase (ATP-hydrolyzing) subunit B, translating into MAAQKSDTSTSSKDYNASSITVLEGLEAVRKRPGMYIGSTGERGLHHLIWEVVDNSVDEAMAGHATKVEVTLLEDGGIRVVDDGRGIPVGMHSSGVPTVEVVLTQLHAGGKFDSDSYAVSGGLHGVGISVVNALSTRLDVDIKVDGYEWHQTYTDSKPGELIQGPATKETGTTVTFWADPEIFETTRYNFETVARRLQEMAFLNKGLTITLADERAEVIDVDEDALDVAEAPKSAEAQEAVAAAPRKAKTRVYHYPGGLEDYVRHINKSKTPIHNSVVGFTAKGTGHELEVAMQWNSGYSESVHTFANTINTHEGGTHEEGFRAALTTVVNKYARDKKLLKEKEQNLNGDDIREGLAAIVSVKVGEPQFEGQTKTKLGNTEVKSFVQKACNEHLQHWLEANPADAKTIVNKAVSSAQARIAARKARELVRRKSATDLGGLPGKLADCRSNDPAKSEIYIVEGDSAGGSAKSGRDSMYQAILPLRGKILNVEKARLDRALKNTEIQSMITAFGTGIHDEFDIAKLRYHKIVLMADADVDGQHIATLLLTLLFRFMRPLVESGKVYLAQPPLYKLKWQRSEPDFAYSDRERDVLVKAGLAAGKKINKDDGIQRYKGLGEMNAKELWETTMDPSVRVLRLVTLDDAAAADELFSVLMGEDVEARRSFIIRNARDVRFLDV; encoded by the coding sequence GTGGCTGCCCAGAAGTCAGATACAAGCACGTCCAGCAAGGACTACAACGCATCGTCCATCACGGTCCTCGAAGGACTGGAAGCGGTACGTAAGCGCCCAGGCATGTACATCGGTTCCACCGGTGAACGCGGCCTGCACCACCTGATTTGGGAGGTCGTAGACAACTCTGTCGACGAGGCGATGGCCGGACACGCCACTAAGGTCGAGGTCACCCTCCTCGAGGACGGTGGCATCCGCGTCGTCGACGACGGCCGCGGCATCCCGGTCGGAATGCACTCCTCCGGGGTTCCCACCGTTGAGGTCGTGCTGACCCAGCTGCACGCCGGCGGCAAGTTCGACTCCGATTCGTATGCGGTCTCCGGTGGTCTGCACGGTGTCGGCATCTCGGTGGTCAACGCGCTCTCCACCAGGCTCGACGTCGACATCAAGGTCGACGGTTACGAGTGGCATCAGACGTACACGGACTCCAAGCCGGGTGAGCTGATTCAAGGACCAGCCACCAAGGAGACCGGAACCACGGTCACCTTCTGGGCTGACCCGGAAATCTTCGAGACCACTCGCTACAACTTCGAGACCGTCGCGCGTCGACTGCAGGAGATGGCCTTCCTCAACAAGGGCCTCACCATCACGCTCGCCGACGAGCGGGCCGAGGTCATCGACGTCGACGAAGATGCGCTCGATGTCGCCGAAGCGCCCAAGTCGGCTGAAGCGCAGGAAGCTGTCGCGGCAGCACCTCGCAAGGCCAAGACCCGCGTCTACCATTACCCGGGTGGCCTCGAGGACTACGTTCGCCACATCAACAAGTCCAAGACCCCCATCCACAACTCGGTTGTCGGCTTCACAGCCAAGGGCACGGGCCACGAGCTCGAGGTCGCGATGCAGTGGAACTCCGGTTACTCGGAGTCCGTGCACACCTTCGCCAACACCATCAATACACATGAGGGTGGAACGCACGAAGAAGGTTTCCGCGCCGCACTGACCACGGTCGTCAACAAGTACGCGCGTGACAAGAAGCTGCTCAAAGAAAAAGAGCAGAATCTCAACGGCGACGACATCCGTGAGGGCCTCGCAGCTATCGTCTCCGTCAAGGTCGGCGAGCCGCAGTTCGAGGGTCAGACCAAGACGAAGCTCGGCAACACCGAGGTCAAATCGTTTGTGCAGAAGGCGTGCAACGAGCACCTTCAGCATTGGCTCGAGGCGAATCCCGCCGACGCTAAGACGATCGTGAACAAGGCCGTCTCTTCGGCTCAGGCACGTATCGCTGCTCGTAAGGCCCGCGAGTTGGTGCGTCGTAAGAGCGCCACCGATCTCGGTGGCCTGCCCGGCAAGCTCGCAGACTGCCGCTCCAACGATCCGGCAAAGTCCGAGATCTACATCGTGGAGGGCGACTCCGCAGGTGGCTCGGCAAAGTCCGGTCGCGACTCGATGTACCAGGCGATCCTGCCGCTGCGCGGAAAAATCCTCAACGTCGAGAAGGCCCGTCTCGATCGTGCGTTGAAGAACACCGAAATCCAGTCGATGATCACCGCTTTCGGTACCGGTATCCACGACGAATTCGATATCGCAAAGTTGCGCTATCACAAGATCGTGCTCATGGCCGACGCCGACGTGGACGGTCAGCACATCGCGACCCTGCTGCTCACCCTGCTGTTCCGCTTCATGCGGCCGCTGGTCGAGTCCGGCAAGGTCTATCTCGCACAGCCGCCGCTGTACAAGCTCAAATGGCAGCGCAGTGAGCCCGACTTCGCTTATTCGGACCGTGAACGCGACGTCCTGGTAAAGGCTGGCCTCGCGGCCGGCAAGAAGATCAACAAGGACGACGGCATCCAGCGCTACAAAGGCCTCGGCGAGATGAATGCCAAGGAACTGTGGGAAACCACGATGGACCCGTCGGTGCGAGTTCTGCGTCTCGTCACGCTCGACGACGCGGCCGCTGCCGACGAGCTGTTCAGCGTGCTGATGGGCGAGGACGTCGAGGCCAGGCGCAGCTTCATCATCCGCAATGCCCGGGATGTTCGTTTCCTCGACGTGTAG